One genomic segment of Mycolicibacterium chubuense NBB4 includes these proteins:
- a CDS encoding MCE family protein yields the protein MSKSYARPLAGLGLIVTLVVIVAVAIGLFSGKFTKTVPVTVISDRAGLVMNPQAKVKMRGVQVGTVKSIDYQPDGTAALKLDMDPSQMHLIPSNVKVDIASSTVFGAKFVQLEPPPHPSGEALRSGQVLRGDHVTVEINTVFQQLTNVLDKVDPAKLNETLGAIAQAFNGRGEKIGKTATDFNALLAKLEPSLPNLAHDIEAAVPTLNAYGDAAPDLLQTFDNTSRLSNSIVDEQQNLDQFLVSAIGLADVGNDVVGTNRQGLTDVLHLLVPTTSLLNEYRKSLWCGIGGLIPFAKSPPQYSGIIVSAGLTLGVERYRYPRDLPKVAAKSGGKDYCKELGLPVQPAEFVPPLIVGDVGSNPAQYGNSGILLNSEGLKNWLFGPLDGPPRNTAQIGMPG from the coding sequence TTGAGCAAGAGCTACGCCCGGCCGCTCGCCGGCCTGGGGCTGATCGTCACGCTGGTGGTCATCGTGGCGGTGGCGATCGGTCTGTTCAGCGGCAAGTTCACCAAGACCGTTCCCGTCACCGTGATCTCCGATCGCGCCGGGCTGGTGATGAATCCGCAGGCCAAGGTGAAGATGCGCGGCGTCCAGGTCGGCACGGTGAAGTCGATCGACTACCAGCCCGACGGAACCGCCGCCTTGAAGTTGGACATGGATCCCTCGCAGATGCACCTGATCCCGTCCAACGTCAAAGTCGACATCGCGTCCTCCACGGTGTTCGGGGCCAAATTCGTCCAGCTCGAGCCGCCGCCGCACCCCAGCGGTGAAGCACTGCGCAGCGGCCAGGTGCTGCGGGGCGACCACGTCACCGTCGAGATCAACACCGTCTTCCAGCAGCTCACCAACGTGCTGGACAAGGTGGACCCGGCCAAGCTCAACGAGACGCTGGGCGCCATCGCCCAGGCGTTCAACGGCCGCGGGGAGAAGATCGGCAAGACGGCGACCGACTTCAACGCGCTGCTGGCCAAGCTGGAACCCAGCCTGCCCAATCTGGCGCATGACATCGAAGCGGCCGTGCCCACTCTCAACGCGTACGGCGATGCCGCTCCCGACCTGCTGCAGACGTTCGACAACACGTCGCGGCTGAGCAACTCCATCGTCGATGAACAGCAGAACCTGGACCAGTTCCTGGTCAGTGCAATCGGTCTGGCCGACGTCGGCAACGACGTGGTCGGGACGAACCGGCAGGGCCTGACGGATGTTCTGCACCTGCTCGTGCCGACCACGAGTCTGCTGAACGAGTATCGGAAGTCGCTGTGGTGCGGTATCGGCGGTCTGATCCCCTTCGCGAAGTCGCCGCCGCAGTACTCGGGCATCATCGTCTCCGCCGGCCTGACGCTGGGCGTTGAGCGGTACCGCTATCCCAGAGACCTGCCGAAGGTGGCGGCCAAGAGTGGCGGCAAGGACTACTGCAAGGAGCTCGGCCTGCCGGTGCAGCCCGCCGAGTTCGTGCCGCCGCTGATCGTCGGCGATGTCGGCTCCAATCCCGCCCAGTACGGGAACTCGGGGATCCTGCTCAATTCCGAAGGGCTCAAGAACTGGCTGTTCGGACCGCTCGACGGGCCGCCGCGCAACACCGCACAGATCGGAATGCCGGGATGA
- a CDS encoding MlaE family ABC transporter permease, whose protein sequence is MGTSAVVRARFPRLTRNAGRPVAWLAGIGDHMLFYGRALKGVPHATVHFRKELIRLIAEISMGAGTLAMIGGTVVIVGFLTLATGGVLAIQGYSSLGNIGIEALTGFLSAFINVRIAAPVVAGIGLAATFGAGVTAQLGAMRINEEIDALESMGIPPVEYLVSTRIAAGMVAVTPLYAIAVILSFVASQFTTVFLLGQSSGLYSHYFDTFLNPIDLLWSFLQAILMALAILLVHTYFGYFASGGPSGVGVAVGNAVRTSLIVVVTVTLLVSLSVYGSNGNFNLSG, encoded by the coding sequence ATGGGTACCTCAGCAGTTGTGCGGGCGCGGTTTCCGCGACTGACCAGAAACGCGGGCCGGCCGGTGGCCTGGTTGGCGGGTATCGGCGACCACATGTTGTTCTACGGCCGCGCTCTCAAAGGTGTGCCGCACGCCACCGTGCATTTCCGCAAGGAGCTCATCCGGTTGATCGCCGAGATCTCGATGGGCGCGGGCACGCTGGCGATGATCGGCGGCACTGTGGTGATCGTCGGGTTCCTCACTCTGGCCACCGGCGGCGTGCTGGCCATCCAGGGCTATTCGTCGCTGGGCAATATCGGAATCGAAGCACTCACCGGCTTTCTGTCGGCGTTCATCAACGTGCGCATCGCCGCACCGGTGGTCGCCGGGATCGGGCTGGCGGCGACCTTCGGGGCGGGGGTCACGGCGCAGCTGGGCGCGATGCGGATCAACGAGGAGATCGACGCACTGGAGTCGATGGGCATCCCGCCGGTCGAGTACCTGGTCTCGACGAGGATCGCTGCGGGCATGGTGGCGGTCACGCCGCTGTACGCGATCGCGGTGATCCTGTCGTTCGTGGCATCGCAGTTCACCACGGTGTTCCTGCTCGGCCAGTCCAGCGGTCTGTACAGCCACTACTTCGACACGTTCCTCAACCCCATCGACCTGCTGTGGTCGTTCCTGCAGGCGATCCTCATGGCGCTGGCGATTCTGCTGGTGCACACGTACTTCGGCTATTTCGCCTCCGGCGGACCGTCCGGTGTCGGGGTGGCCGTGGGCAATGCCGTGCGCACCTCGCTGATCGTGGTCGTCACTGTGACGCTTCTGGTCTCGCTGTCGGTGTACGGCTCCAACGGCAACTTCAACCTGTCGGGCTAG
- a CDS encoding MlaE family ABC transporter permease codes for MATKGPERWSTGISLPNGVSGAMQAVGGFFAMALDAVRFVFRRPFQWREFLEQSWFVARVSMAPTLLVAIPFTTLVSFILNILLRELGAADLSGAGAAFGAVTQLGPLVTVLIVAGAGATAMCADLGSRTIREEIDAMEVLGINPVQRLVTPRMLASGLVALLLNSLVVIIGIVGGYVFSVFVQDVNPGAFAAGITLLTHVPEVIISCVKAALFGLIAGLVACYRGLTISGGGAKAVGNAVNETVVYAFMALFVINVVVTAIGIRMTTR; via the coding sequence ATGGCGACTAAAGGACCGGAGCGCTGGTCGACGGGAATCTCGCTCCCGAACGGTGTGTCGGGTGCGATGCAGGCAGTCGGCGGGTTCTTCGCGATGGCCCTGGATGCGGTGCGCTTCGTGTTCCGTCGGCCCTTCCAGTGGCGGGAGTTCCTGGAGCAATCGTGGTTCGTGGCAAGGGTGTCGATGGCCCCGACGCTTCTGGTCGCCATCCCCTTCACGACGCTGGTGTCCTTCATCCTCAACATCCTGCTGCGCGAGTTGGGCGCCGCCGACTTGTCCGGTGCCGGTGCGGCATTCGGCGCGGTCACGCAGTTGGGTCCCCTGGTCACCGTGCTGATCGTGGCCGGCGCCGGCGCCACGGCGATGTGCGCCGATCTGGGCTCGCGCACGATCCGCGAAGAGATCGATGCGATGGAGGTGCTCGGCATCAACCCGGTGCAGCGTCTGGTCACCCCGCGGATGCTGGCGTCAGGCCTGGTGGCGTTGCTGCTCAACAGCTTGGTGGTCATCATCGGCATCGTCGGCGGTTACGTGTTCTCGGTGTTCGTCCAGGACGTGAACCCCGGTGCGTTCGCCGCCGGCATCACGCTGCTCACCCATGTGCCCGAGGTGATCATCTCGTGTGTCAAGGCGGCGTTGTTCGGCCTGATCGCCGGTCTGGTGGCGTGCTACCGCGGACTGACCATCAGCGGCGGCGGCGCCAAAGCCGTCGGTAACGCGGTCAACGAGACGGTCGTGTACGCCTTCATGGCGCTGTTCGTCATCAACGTGGTGGTGACGGCCATCGGGATCCGGATGACGACACGATGA
- a CDS encoding thiolase C-terminal domain-containing protein: MRQVAIVGAGMTPFAEHFALGIKDLLPMAYAECARTVDKGLAKTDLQAAWFGAMGTADGFPSGILADTLGLPDLPVSRVENSCGTGHDALRNALFGVASGAFDVALVMGADKLRDTTSADMLWEWEAMARDMAWDYPLGLVAPAGFALHVRRYLHESPATEEHLAMVAVKNHRHGLNNPKARLRFEITMEQALNAPTVVTPFRLYDCAPQSDGAAALVIAAEDVVDRFTDEPVWVRGVGLGLDSVMHQHKPDMTTFPATTRAAKQAFAMAGMTPRDVDVAEVHDFLTGIELMSYEDLGFAERFGGYKLLETEVTTVGGSLPVNPSGGLKAKGHPPGATGVAQCVELFGQLRGEAVNQVDGARVGLAHNIGGPTAVAAVTILEGPEAHGD; this comes from the coding sequence ATGAGGCAGGTCGCGATCGTCGGCGCCGGGATGACGCCGTTCGCTGAGCACTTCGCGCTCGGCATCAAGGACTTGCTCCCCATGGCGTATGCGGAGTGCGCGCGCACCGTCGACAAGGGTCTCGCCAAGACCGATCTGCAGGCCGCGTGGTTCGGCGCGATGGGCACCGCGGACGGATTCCCCTCGGGCATCCTCGCCGACACGCTGGGACTGCCCGACCTGCCGGTCAGCCGGGTCGAGAACTCCTGTGGCACGGGCCATGACGCGCTGCGCAACGCGCTGTTCGGGGTTGCCTCGGGTGCGTTCGACGTCGCGCTGGTGATGGGGGCCGACAAGCTCCGCGACACTACGTCGGCCGACATGTTGTGGGAATGGGAGGCCATGGCGAGGGACATGGCCTGGGACTATCCCCTGGGCCTGGTGGCACCCGCCGGATTCGCCTTACATGTTCGTCGATATCTCCACGAATCTCCGGCAACTGAAGAACACTTAGCCATGGTGGCCGTCAAGAACCACCGCCACGGACTGAACAACCCCAAAGCGCGGCTGCGCTTCGAGATCACGATGGAGCAGGCACTGAACGCACCCACGGTCGTGACGCCGTTCCGGTTGTACGACTGCGCGCCGCAGAGTGACGGTGCCGCAGCGCTTGTCATCGCCGCGGAGGACGTCGTCGATCGCTTCACCGACGAACCGGTGTGGGTCAGGGGAGTCGGTCTGGGACTGGATTCGGTGATGCATCAGCACAAGCCGGACATGACCACCTTCCCGGCCACCACGCGGGCCGCCAAACAGGCGTTCGCGATGGCGGGCATGACGCCCAGAGACGTCGACGTGGCCGAGGTGCACGACTTCCTCACCGGGATCGAGCTGATGAGCTACGAAGACTTGGGGTTCGCTGAAAGATTCGGGGGTTACAAACTTCTCGAGACCGAGGTGACTACGGTCGGAGGATCTCTGCCGGTCAATCCGAGCGGAGGCCTGAAAGCCAAAGGTCATCCGCCGGGTGCCACCGGCGTGGCACAGTGCGTCGAGCTGTTCGGGCAGTTGCGGGGCGAGGCCGTCAATCAGGTCGACGGAGCGCGGGTCGGACTGGCGCACAACATCGGCGGGCCCACCGCGGTCGCTGCGGTGACGATTCTGGAAGGACCCGAAGCTCATGGCGACTAA
- a CDS encoding OB-fold domain-containing protein, translating to MPYVVSVGTYLPCWGSPLHRVAGDDEDAVTMAVEAGRAALTAGGAVERVVLVSRDLPLVESSNAAVLLAGLGLDPELEVDERLGGAPATVDAVSSARPRTLIIGADLDRAGAAAIVTGEQGLRVRTAARVARSLPVRTRDAIGDVHDYGDPRLLHERGLIASLAAAWLDTPVAVAGVDHERAADLCLGDPPVLPTSGASSSLFALAGLAERAVEGPLVAVEQAILSGITVSGGTARIHRREPAPHPLPDGRSASDADIPISLAAYERAFEAKVRWEAGRFGDSGDLDFPPRYRVGDDGALATDYELVPLPRTGRVYTETTVHIPVPGLRTPYSLVIVELDGVDVRALVKVTGAAPGTVDIGDRGRLALRRVAVRSGVPDYGYAFEPEPSGSRSRGAA from the coding sequence ATGCCCTACGTCGTGTCCGTCGGCACCTACCTGCCGTGCTGGGGTTCCCCCCTGCACCGGGTGGCCGGCGACGACGAGGACGCCGTCACGATGGCCGTCGAGGCCGGCCGCGCGGCACTGACGGCGGGCGGTGCGGTCGAACGGGTGGTGCTCGTCAGTCGCGATCTGCCGCTGGTGGAGAGCAGCAATGCCGCCGTCCTGCTGGCGGGCCTCGGCCTGGACCCGGAACTCGAGGTCGACGAGCGACTGGGCGGGGCTCCCGCGACGGTCGATGCGGTCAGCTCGGCGCGCCCGCGCACGCTGATCATCGGTGCCGATCTGGACCGCGCCGGCGCTGCCGCCATCGTCACCGGCGAGCAGGGCCTGCGGGTCCGCACCGCGGCCCGGGTCGCGCGCAGCCTGCCGGTGCGCACCCGCGACGCGATCGGAGACGTCCACGACTACGGCGACCCGCGGCTGCTGCACGAGCGCGGCCTGATCGCCTCGCTGGCCGCGGCGTGGCTGGACACCCCGGTGGCGGTCGCCGGTGTCGATCATGAGCGGGCGGCCGATCTGTGCCTCGGTGATCCGCCGGTGTTGCCGACCTCGGGTGCGAGCTCGAGCCTCTTCGCTCTCGCCGGCCTCGCCGAGCGAGCCGTGGAGGGGCCGCTGGTGGCCGTCGAGCAGGCGATCCTGTCGGGGATCACGGTCAGCGGGGGAACCGCCCGGATCCACCGCCGGGAGCCGGCCCCGCATCCGCTGCCGGACGGAAGGTCCGCGTCCGACGCCGACATCCCGATCTCGCTCGCCGCCTACGAGCGGGCGTTCGAGGCGAAAGTCCGGTGGGAAGCCGGGCGGTTCGGCGATTCCGGCGACCTGGATTTCCCACCCCGCTACCGGGTGGGGGACGACGGAGCCCTGGCCACCGATTACGAGCTCGTCCCGCTGCCGCGCACGGGAAGGGTGTACACCGAGACCACCGTGCACATCCCGGTGCCGGGCCTGCGGACGCCGTACTCGTTGGTCATCGTCGAACTCGACGGTGTCGACGTGCGGGCGCTGGTGAAGGTCACCGGAGCGGCGCCGGGCACCGTCGACATCGGCGATCGCGGGCGGCTGGCCCTGCGCCGGGTGGCCGTGCGCTCCGGAGTGCCCGACTACGGCTATGCGTTCGAACCGGAGCCGTCAGGCTCTCGGTCCCGGGGCGCGGCATGA
- a CDS encoding CaiB/BaiF CoA transferase family protein, which yields MTKPLQGIRVLEVAMYGFVPSAGAVLAEWGADVVKVEHAVTGDPQRGLRQTGLLRVEGDPNPNIEHANRLKRSIGLDMSVPEGREVLLELARRSDVFLTSFLPGHRQKFGIDVDDIRAVNPKIVYARGSALGPRGTESVKGGYDMTAFWCRAGTAATITPPGTPGMVGPPGPAYGDTISGTNLAGGIAAALLKRERTGEPSIVDVSLLGSGLWSMGHTVALTKHLGQRMEAFPPGVHGSPINPLVGLYATADDRYISFVMMQPTKFWADVCRHMELDELADDPRFSSAEAIAENTAAGVELLSEAMAKRTLVEWSERFATLAGPWAPVQDTLQAAEDAQVRANEYLVRAGELELVANPVQFDVAAPTSGPAPGFAEQTDDILAELGLDWDRIIELKTAGAVT from the coding sequence ATGACCAAGCCGTTGCAGGGAATCCGCGTTCTCGAGGTCGCGATGTACGGGTTCGTCCCGTCGGCCGGAGCGGTGCTCGCCGAGTGGGGCGCCGACGTCGTCAAGGTCGAACACGCCGTCACCGGCGACCCGCAGCGCGGCCTGCGCCAGACCGGGCTGCTGCGGGTGGAGGGCGACCCGAACCCGAACATCGAGCACGCCAATCGCCTCAAGCGCAGCATCGGGCTCGACATGTCGGTGCCCGAGGGCCGGGAGGTGCTGCTCGAACTCGCCCGCCGCTCCGATGTGTTCCTCACCAGCTTCCTGCCCGGACACCGGCAGAAGTTCGGCATCGACGTCGACGACATCCGCGCCGTCAACCCGAAGATCGTCTACGCCCGCGGCAGCGCGCTCGGACCGCGGGGCACGGAGTCGGTCAAGGGCGGCTACGACATGACCGCCTTCTGGTGCCGCGCGGGTACGGCCGCCACCATCACCCCGCCGGGTACACCGGGCATGGTCGGTCCGCCCGGGCCGGCCTACGGCGACACCATCTCCGGCACCAACCTCGCGGGCGGCATCGCCGCCGCGCTGCTCAAGCGCGAGCGCACCGGCGAGCCGTCGATCGTCGACGTGTCGCTGCTCGGCAGCGGCCTGTGGTCGATGGGTCACACCGTCGCGCTGACCAAGCACCTCGGCCAGCGCATGGAGGCGTTCCCGCCCGGTGTCCACGGTTCGCCGATCAATCCGCTGGTCGGGCTCTACGCCACGGCCGACGACCGCTACATCTCGTTCGTGATGATGCAGCCCACCAAGTTCTGGGCCGACGTGTGCCGACACATGGAACTCGACGAGCTCGCCGACGATCCGCGCTTCTCCAGCGCCGAGGCGATCGCAGAGAACACCGCGGCGGGAGTCGAGCTGCTGTCGGAGGCGATGGCCAAGCGCACGCTCGTCGAGTGGAGCGAGCGGTTCGCGACGCTGGCGGGACCGTGGGCGCCGGTGCAGGACACGCTGCAGGCCGCCGAGGACGCGCAGGTCCGCGCGAACGAATACCTGGTCCGGGCAGGCGAACTCGAGCTGGTCGCCAACCCCGTGCAGTTCGACGTCGCCGCTCCCACCTCGGGGCCCGCCCCGGGATTCGCCGAGCAGACCGACGACATACTCGCCGAACTCGGTCTGGATTGGGACCGCATCATCGAGCTGAAAACGGCCGGCGCCGTCACCTGA
- a CDS encoding aldehyde dehydrogenase family protein encodes MQETATISSGRGSANGEARHVERRLLIDGQLLETARTFPSSNPATGEVLGYAPDADVSDAEAAVAAARRAFDTTDWSTDVALRVRCLRQLHTALVEHRDDLAALTIAEVGATEALCQGAQLDQPIEIVRYYADLLETYPMTEDLGNIESRGMQHHRWVEKEAAGVVAAIIAYNYPNQLALAKLAPALAAGCTVVLKSAPDTPLITLALGELIAEHTDIPAGVVNVLSGADPAVGVALTKSPDVDMVTFTGSTPTGRAIMAAASETLKKVFLELGGKSAAIVLDDADFGTAALFSAFSMVTHAGQGCALTSRLLVPEKNKDEIVELIKSNFGHVRLGNPVDPSVYMGPLISEKQRDKVDGMVKRAVEAGATLVTGGEKVDPGFFYTPTLLADVDPDSEIAQEEVFGPVLTVIAYSDDDDAVRIANNSIYGLSGAVFGSQDRALAVARRIRTGTFSINGGNYFSPDSPFGGYKQSGIGREMGTAGLEEFLESKTFAVVVPEAVS; translated from the coding sequence ATGCAGGAAACCGCCACGATCTCGAGTGGCCGCGGGAGCGCGAACGGGGAAGCGAGGCACGTCGAACGCCGGCTCCTCATCGACGGGCAACTGCTCGAGACCGCACGGACGTTTCCGTCGTCGAATCCCGCGACCGGTGAGGTGCTCGGGTACGCACCCGACGCCGACGTCAGCGACGCCGAGGCGGCCGTCGCCGCGGCGCGCCGGGCGTTCGACACGACAGACTGGTCGACCGACGTCGCCCTGCGGGTGCGGTGTCTCCGGCAGCTGCACACCGCGCTCGTCGAGCACCGCGACGACCTGGCGGCGCTCACCATCGCCGAGGTCGGTGCCACCGAGGCGTTGTGCCAGGGCGCGCAGCTCGATCAGCCGATCGAGATCGTGCGGTACTACGCCGATCTGCTGGAGACCTATCCGATGACCGAGGACCTCGGCAACATCGAAAGCCGCGGTATGCAGCACCACCGGTGGGTGGAGAAGGAAGCCGCAGGTGTCGTCGCGGCGATCATCGCGTACAACTACCCGAATCAGCTGGCCCTGGCCAAGCTGGCGCCCGCGCTGGCTGCCGGGTGCACGGTGGTGCTCAAGTCCGCACCCGACACACCCCTGATCACGCTGGCGCTCGGCGAGCTGATCGCCGAGCACACCGACATCCCGGCCGGCGTGGTCAACGTGCTCTCGGGAGCCGACCCCGCGGTCGGTGTGGCGCTGACCAAGAGCCCGGACGTCGACATGGTCACCTTCACCGGCTCCACACCGACGGGGCGCGCGATCATGGCGGCGGCCAGCGAGACGCTGAAGAAGGTGTTCCTCGAACTCGGCGGCAAGTCGGCCGCGATCGTTCTCGACGACGCCGATTTCGGTACCGCCGCCCTGTTCTCGGCGTTCAGCATGGTCACCCACGCCGGGCAGGGCTGCGCGCTGACCTCGCGTCTGCTCGTGCCCGAGAAGAACAAGGACGAGATCGTCGAGTTGATCAAGAGCAACTTCGGGCACGTGCGCCTGGGAAATCCAGTGGACCCCTCCGTTTACATGGGCCCGCTCATCAGTGAGAAGCAGCGCGACAAGGTCGACGGCATGGTCAAGCGGGCCGTCGAGGCCGGGGCCACGCTGGTGACCGGAGGGGAGAAGGTCGACCCCGGCTTCTTCTACACCCCGACGCTGCTCGCCGACGTCGACCCCGACAGCGAGATCGCTCAGGAGGAGGTCTTCGGGCCGGTGCTGACCGTGATCGCCTACAGCGACGACGACGACGCGGTGCGCATCGCGAACAACTCGATCTACGGACTGTCCGGTGCTGTGTTCGGCAGCCAGGACCGGGCGCTTGCCGTGGCGCGCCGCATCCGGACCGGAACGTTCTCGATCAACGGCGGCAACTATTTCAGCCCCGACAGTCCGTTCGGCGGCTACAAACAGTCGGGCATCGGCCGCGAGATGGGCACGGCGGGACTCGAGGAGTTCCTGGAGTCCAAGACCTTCGCGGTGGTCGTGCCCGAGGCGGTGAGCTGA
- a CDS encoding SDR family NAD(P)-dependent oxidoreductase yields the protein MKNAVVTGGGSGIGAAIAERLRADGLSVATIDLNPGEEKFSYTADVTDRAAVDAALDEIRAELGPVTVLVNAAGLDRFKRFTDLTFEDWQKVIDVNLNGTFHCIQAVLPDMIEAGWGRIVNISSSSTHSGQPFMAPYVAAKSAVNGLTKSLALEYGPNGITVNAVPPGFIDTPMLRKAEQRGFLGDTQKQIEATPVRRMGRPEDIAAAVAFFASEEAGYITGQILGVNGGRNT from the coding sequence GTGAAGAACGCCGTTGTGACCGGGGGCGGTTCGGGTATCGGTGCCGCGATTGCGGAGCGCTTGAGGGCGGACGGCCTGAGCGTGGCCACGATCGATCTGAACCCCGGTGAGGAGAAGTTCTCCTATACCGCCGACGTCACCGATCGCGCCGCGGTCGACGCGGCGCTCGACGAGATCCGCGCCGAGTTGGGCCCGGTGACGGTGCTCGTCAACGCGGCCGGTCTGGACCGGTTCAAGCGGTTCACGGACCTGACGTTCGAGGACTGGCAGAAGGTCATCGACGTCAACCTCAACGGGACCTTCCACTGCATCCAGGCGGTGCTCCCCGACATGATCGAGGCCGGCTGGGGCCGGATCGTGAACATCTCCTCGTCGAGCACCCATTCGGGCCAGCCGTTCATGGCGCCGTACGTGGCGGCCAAGTCGGCGGTGAACGGGTTGACCAAATCACTGGCACTGGAATACGGGCCCAACGGGATCACGGTCAACGCAGTGCCGCCCGGGTTCATCGACACCCCCATGCTGCGCAAGGCCGAGCAGCGCGGTTTCCTCGGGGACACGCAGAAGCAGATCGAGGCGACGCCGGTGCGGCGCATGGGACGACCCGAGGACATCGCGGCCGCGGTCGCGTTCTTCGCCTCGGAGGAGGCCGGCTACATCACCGGGCAGATCCTCGGCGTCAACGGCGGCCGCAACACCTAG
- a CDS encoding mycofactocin-coupled SDR family oxidoreductase — MGRVQGKVAFITGAARGQGRSHAVRLAEEGADIIAVDLCENVDTIGYPMATPEDLDETAAFVEKTGQRIYTAKADVRDASQLKKALEDGIAALGGVDIVVAQAGIAGMKGNPPLQAWTDVINTNLIGTINAIQVSLPHLREGAAIVATGSTAALMDAHNKPNPGGDPGGMAYMTSKRLLSQYVHDLATELAVRGIRANVVHPTNCNTDMLQSPPMYKSFRPDLENPTRADAEPVFGVQQAMKVNFIEPEDISNAILWLVSDEARYVTGMQLRVDAGGYLKWYDYHI; from the coding sequence ATGGGACGCGTTCAAGGCAAGGTCGCCTTCATCACCGGCGCCGCGCGCGGACAGGGCCGCAGCCACGCCGTCCGGCTCGCCGAGGAGGGCGCGGACATCATCGCCGTCGACCTGTGCGAGAACGTCGACACCATCGGATATCCGATGGCGACTCCCGAAGATCTCGACGAGACGGCGGCGTTCGTGGAGAAGACTGGCCAGCGCATCTACACCGCCAAGGCCGACGTCAGGGACGCGTCCCAGCTGAAGAAGGCGCTCGAGGACGGCATCGCCGCGCTGGGCGGGGTGGACATCGTCGTCGCGCAGGCCGGTATCGCGGGCATGAAGGGCAACCCGCCGCTGCAGGCCTGGACCGACGTGATCAACACCAACCTGATCGGCACGATCAACGCCATCCAGGTGTCCCTGCCGCACCTCAGAGAAGGCGCGGCGATCGTCGCCACCGGGTCCACGGCCGCGCTCATGGACGCGCACAACAAGCCGAACCCGGGCGGGGACCCGGGCGGCATGGCGTACATGACGTCGAAACGACTTCTCTCCCAGTACGTCCACGACCTCGCCACCGAGCTGGCGGTGCGCGGTATCCGGGCCAACGTCGTGCATCCGACCAACTGCAACACCGACATGCTCCAGAGCCCGCCGATGTACAAGTCGTTCCGCCCGGATCTGGAGAACCCCACCCGCGCGGATGCCGAGCCGGTCTTCGGCGTTCAGCAGGCCATGAAGGTCAACTTCATCGAGCCCGAGGACATCAGCAACGCGATCCTGTGGCTGGTGTCCGACGAGGCGCGCTATGTGACCGGCATGCAGCTGCGGGTCGACGCGGGCGGCTACCTGAAGTGGTACGACTACCACATCTGA
- a CDS encoding ferredoxin, with translation MKVFVDSSRCQGHTLCSMIAPDSFELSDIDGTSSPVNEVVPPDQEAAVREAAQSCPEQAISIEE, from the coding sequence GTGAAGGTTTTCGTTGATTCGAGTCGGTGCCAGGGACACACGCTGTGCTCGATGATCGCGCCGGATTCCTTCGAGCTCAGCGATATCGACGGAACCTCCTCGCCGGTCAACGAGGTGGTTCCGCCCGATCAGGAGGCGGCAGTCCGGGAGGCTGCGCAGTCCTGCCCCGAACAGGCCATCTCCATCGAAGAGTGA